The Thermus brockianus genome window below encodes:
- a CDS encoding DsbA family protein: MPRALVLVVVVLALGGLGWILWGPKGKAGLDPAQGARFALGREDAPVVVVDFSNYLCPHCQNHALNVLPRLKAEYIDTGKVRYLFRDFPFPGQAHVIRASEAAACAHEEGRYYEYHEVLFRAASSWGNLTGDVLDRYLVDLAGQLGLDTQAFQACLASGRHREGVLADQKLANDLGLTGTPTFFIAGEKRTGFLPYEEWKALLDQALSQK; this comes from the coding sequence ATGCCGCGCGCGCTCGTTCTCGTGGTGGTGGTTTTGGCCCTTGGGGGCCTGGGCTGGATCCTGTGGGGGCCCAAGGGCAAGGCGGGGCTTGACCCCGCCCAAGGGGCCCGTTTCGCCTTGGGGCGGGAGGACGCCCCCGTGGTGGTGGTGGACTTCTCCAACTACCTCTGCCCCCACTGCCAGAACCACGCCCTCAACGTCCTTCCCCGGCTTAAAGCCGAGTACATTGACACCGGCAAGGTGCGCTACCTCTTCCGCGACTTCCCCTTCCCCGGCCAGGCCCACGTGATCCGGGCGAGCGAGGCCGCCGCCTGCGCCCACGAAGAGGGGCGCTACTACGAGTACCACGAGGTCCTCTTCCGGGCTGCCAGCAGCTGGGGCAACCTCACGGGCGACGTCCTGGATCGCTATCTGGTGGACCTGGCGGGGCAGCTGGGCCTGGACACCCAGGCCTTCCAGGCCTGCCTGGCCTCCGGGCGGCACCGGGAAGGGGTTTTGGCGGACCAGAAGCTAGCAAACGACCTCGGCCTCACCGGGACCCCCACCTTCTTCATCGCCGGGGAGAAGCGTACGGGCTTCCTCCCCTACGAGGAATGGAAGGCCCTTCTGGACCAGGCCCTCTCCCAGAAATAG
- the speD gene encoding S-adenosylmethionine decarboxylase gives MEMVPGGRWVAEIYGCDLDVLENPKMVEAALLDAVMRLGAPKGSAQSVVYKFHPQGLSAAVVSPVAAVMIHTWPEDNASATLDLYFYRDGVDPEEVLKGLSRAFGAKEESAFRYWRGTEHAIRRRGFTDHQGG, from the coding sequence GTGGAAATGGTGCCGGGTGGGCGCTGGGTAGCGGAGATTTACGGTTGCGATCTGGACGTGCTGGAAAACCCCAAGATGGTGGAGGCGGCCCTTCTGGATGCGGTGATGCGCCTGGGGGCCCCCAAGGGCTCGGCCCAGTCCGTGGTCTACAAGTTCCACCCCCAGGGGCTTTCCGCCGCCGTGGTGAGCCCGGTGGCGGCGGTGATGATCCACACCTGGCCCGAGGACAACGCCTCCGCCACCTTGGACCTCTACTTCTACCGGGACGGGGTGGACCCTGAGGAGGTTCTGAAGGGGCTTTCCCGGGCCTTCGGGGCCAAGGAGGAGTCCGCCTTCCGCTACTGGCGGGGCACGGAGCACGCCATCCGGCGCCGGGGCTTCACGGACCACCAAGGAGGTTAG
- a CDS encoding cation:proton antiporter family protein: protein MEALWVAAAFALGLLASRLGLPPLVGYLGAGFGLNALGLRETEFLHHAAEIGVLLLLFSVGLKLRLKDLLEPRVLGAGGLHLLLFSLLALPFVGLLPLAVALGFSSTVLVAKLLEDKRELTTYHGRLSLGILVFQDLVAVGLLTLYGGGSVSPWAVLLLLFPLFRSQVGWLLERSGHEELLVLFGLGLALLGGEAFRQVGLSPELGALLMGTLLSGHAKGTEMAKSLWSLKEAFLVAFFLDIGLREGVQGVEAGLLLGLLLLSLLKAPLFFLLFLLLGLRARTAFVAGTYLGNYSEFALIVGVALEEAGLLPVSLGNLALLVALSMALSAPLGRYSHTLYKRLEPLLLRLERKGRHPDEEPERLDGATVLIVGMGRTGGAVYRVLEAGGERPFGLDADPEKVERHRAKGRRVLYGDAEDPELWERLDLSGLKAVVLALPDLEAKLLAARWLKERGFRGVVAATSFHLEEDPALEAAGASLLFHPFREAGERLAEKVLERLAIMGEVSHGRS, encoded by the coding sequence ATGGAGGCCCTCTGGGTCGCCGCCGCCTTTGCCCTAGGCCTTCTCGCCAGCCGGCTAGGCCTCCCCCCCTTGGTGGGGTACCTGGGGGCGGGCTTTGGCCTCAACGCCCTGGGCCTGAGGGAAACGGAGTTTTTGCACCACGCCGCCGAGATCGGGGTCCTCCTCCTCCTCTTCAGCGTGGGGCTCAAGCTTCGGCTTAAGGACCTCCTGGAGCCCCGGGTCCTGGGGGCAGGAGGGCTTCACCTCCTCCTCTTCTCCCTGCTCGCCCTACCCTTCGTGGGCCTCCTCCCCTTGGCCGTGGCCCTGGGCTTCTCCAGCACGGTGCTGGTGGCCAAGCTCCTGGAGGACAAGCGGGAACTCACCACCTACCACGGCCGCCTCTCCCTGGGCATCCTGGTCTTCCAGGACCTGGTGGCGGTGGGCCTCCTCACCCTTTATGGAGGAGGCTCGGTGAGCCCTTGGGCGGTGCTTTTGCTTCTCTTTCCCCTTTTCCGCTCCCAGGTGGGCTGGCTTTTGGAAAGAAGCGGGCACGAGGAACTTTTGGTCCTCTTCGGCCTGGGGCTCGCCCTTCTGGGAGGGGAAGCCTTCCGCCAGGTGGGGTTATCCCCGGAGCTGGGGGCGCTCCTCATGGGCACCCTCCTCTCGGGCCACGCCAAGGGCACGGAGATGGCCAAGTCCTTGTGGAGCCTCAAGGAGGCTTTCCTGGTGGCCTTTTTCCTGGACATTGGCCTCAGGGAGGGCGTTCAGGGGGTGGAGGCGGGGCTTTTGCTCGGCCTCCTTCTCCTCTCCCTCCTCAAGGCCCCCCTCTTCTTCCTCCTCTTCCTCCTCCTGGGCCTTCGGGCCCGCACCGCCTTTGTGGCGGGGACCTACCTCGGCAACTACTCGGAGTTCGCCCTCATCGTGGGGGTGGCCCTGGAGGAGGCCGGGCTTCTCCCCGTGTCCCTGGGCAACCTGGCCCTCTTGGTGGCCCTCTCCATGGCCCTCTCCGCCCCCCTTGGCCGCTACAGCCACACCCTGTACAAGCGCCTCGAGCCCCTTCTCCTTCGCCTAGAGCGCAAGGGCCGCCACCCCGACGAGGAGCCCGAGCGCCTGGACGGGGCCACGGTCCTCATCGTGGGCATGGGGCGCACGGGGGGAGCGGTCTACCGGGTCCTGGAGGCGGGGGGGGAACGGCCCTTCGGCCTGGACGCCGACCCCGAAAAGGTGGAACGGCACCGGGCCAAGGGCCGGCGGGTCCTCTACGGGGATGCGGAAGACCCCGAGCTTTGGGAAAGGCTGGACCTCTCGGGGCTCAAGGCGGTGGTCCTGGCCTTGCCGGACCTCGAGGCCAAACTCCTCGCCGCCCGCTGGCTCAAGGAAAGGGGCTTCAGGGGGGTGGTGGCCGCCACCAGCTTCCACCTGGAGGAGGACCCCGCCCTGGAGGCCGCCGGGGCAAGCCTCCTCTTCCACCCCTTCCGGGAGGCGGGGGAACGCCTGGCGGAAAAGGTACTGGAAAGGCTCGCTATAATGGGTGAGGTGAGCCATGGCCGGTCATAG
- a CDS encoding zinc uptake transcriptional regulator, which translates to MERATKQRRAIREAFLEAKRPLSPQEVLALARKKVPSLGLATVYRNLKALVEEGFLTPVALPGEPPRYEPAGLEHHHHFFCRRCGRVFELLGCELALTHLPPGFQAEDHEVTVYGRCPECAL; encoded by the coding sequence ATGGAGCGGGCCACCAAGCAACGGCGGGCCATCCGGGAGGCCTTCCTGGAAGCGAAAAGGCCCCTCTCCCCCCAGGAGGTGCTGGCCCTGGCCCGGAAGAAGGTGCCCTCCTTGGGCCTCGCCACCGTCTACCGCAACCTGAAGGCCTTGGTGGAGGAAGGCTTCCTCACCCCCGTGGCCCTGCCGGGCGAGCCCCCCCGGTACGAGCCCGCAGGCCTGGAGCACCACCACCACTTCTTCTGCCGCCGGTGCGGCCGGGTGTTTGAGCTTTTGGGGTGCGAGCTCGCCCTAACCCACCTCCCTCCGGGCTTCCAAGCCGAAGACCACGAGGTCACGGTCTATGGCCGTTGCCCTGAGTGCGCCTTATAA
- the speE gene encoding polyamine aminopropyltransferase produces the protein MDYGMYFFEHITPFETMVRRMERVIASGRTRYQDYFLFESKGFGKVLVLDKDVQSTEKDEYIYHETLVHPAMLSHPEPKTVLIVGGGEGATLREVLRHPTVEKAVMVDIDGELVEMAKQHLPEWHQGAFDDPRSVLVIDDARAYLERTQDTYDVVIVDLTDPVGEDNPARLLYTVEFYRLVKAHLNPGGVMGMQAGMIMLTHHRVHPVVHRTVREAFRYVRSYKNHIPGFFLNFGFLLASDAFDPAAFSEGVIEARIRERNLPLRHLNAHYLEAMFVLPKDLQEALDKEEMVSTDANPFYVTPEGDARQAPYIQ, from the coding sequence ATGGACTACGGCATGTACTTCTTTGAACACATCACCCCCTTTGAGACCATGGTGCGGCGCATGGAGCGGGTCATCGCCTCGGGCCGCACCCGGTACCAGGACTACTTCCTCTTTGAAAGCAAGGGCTTTGGCAAGGTGCTGGTCCTGGATAAGGACGTGCAGAGCACGGAAAAGGACGAGTACATCTACCACGAAACCCTGGTCCACCCCGCCATGCTCTCCCACCCCGAGCCCAAGACCGTGCTCATCGTGGGGGGTGGGGAGGGGGCGACCCTAAGGGAGGTCCTCCGCCACCCCACGGTGGAAAAGGCGGTGATGGTGGACATTGACGGGGAGCTGGTGGAGATGGCCAAGCAGCACTTGCCCGAGTGGCACCAGGGGGCATTTGACGACCCCCGGTCGGTGCTCGTCATTGACGATGCCCGGGCCTATCTGGAACGTACCCAGGACACTTACGACGTGGTGATCGTTGACCTCACCGACCCCGTGGGGGAGGACAACCCGGCCCGCCTCCTTTACACCGTGGAGTTCTACCGCCTGGTCAAGGCTCACCTCAACCCAGGCGGGGTGATGGGGATGCAGGCGGGCATGATCATGCTCACCCACCACCGGGTCCACCCCGTGGTCCACCGCACGGTAAGGGAGGCCTTCCGCTATGTGCGGAGCTACAAGAACCACATCCCGGGCTTCTTCCTCAACTTCGGCTTCCTCCTGGCCTCCGATGCCTTTGACCCCGCCGCCTTCTCCGAAGGGGTCATAGAGGCCCGCATCCGGGAGCGGAACCTCCCCTTGCGCCACCTGAACGCCCATTACCTCGAGGCCATGTTCGTCCTGCCCAAGGACCTGCAGGAGGCGCTGGACAAGGAGGAGATGGTCTCCACCGACGCCAATCCCTTCTACGTCACCCCAGAAGGGGACGCGCGCCAAGCGCCCTATATCCAGTAG
- the secA gene encoding preprotein translocase subunit SecA, whose amino-acid sequence MLGLLRKLFDNNEREIARYYKQVVEPTNRLEPEVEKIQDLAAAYRELKEKHQKGASLDELLPMAFALTRESAKRYLGMRHFDVQLIGGAVLHEGKIAEMKTGEGKTLVATLAVALNALTGKGVHVVTVNDYLAKRDAEWMGPVYRGLGLSVGVIQHASTPEERRKAYLADVTYVTNAELGFDYLRDNMAISPDQLVLRHDTPLHYAIIDEVDSILIDEARTPLIISGPAEKATDLYYKMAEIAKKLERGLPAEPGVRKEPTGDYTIEEKNRSVHLTLQGIAKAEKLLGVEGLFSPENMELAHMLIQAIRAKELYHRDRDYIVQDGQVIIVDEFTGRLMPGRRYGEGLHQAIEAKEGVRIERENQTLATITYQNFFRLYEKRAGMTGTAKTEEKEFQEIYGMDVVVVPTNRPMIRKDYPDVVYRTEKGKFYAVVEEIAEKYERGQPVLVGTISIEKSERLSQMLKEPRLYLPRLEMRLELFKKASAKQQGEAWDRLRKLLEKPGQLKDEDLASFEELIPQKGNLRAAWEGLKRAVHTLNVLRRGIPHQVLNAKHHAKEAEIVAQAGRSKTVTIATNMAGRGTDIKLGGNPEYLAAALLEKEGFDRYEWKVELFIKKMVAGQEEEAKVLAAELGVKDELLERIRQIREECKQDEERVRALGGLFILGTERHESRRIDNQLRGRAGRQGDPGGSRFYVSFDDDLMRLFASDRVIAMLDRMGFDDSEPIEHPMVTRSIERAQKRVEDRNFAIRKQLLQFDDVLSRQREVIYAQRRLILLGEDEAVREAAMGMVEETVAALAENFLNPQVHPEDWDLEGLKAALLDTVPQLADFPFEELRKLKPEEGVERLVEGALKAYETREAELSPPLMRAVERFVILNVVDSAWKEHLHNLDVLRQGIFLRGYGQKDPFQEYKIEATRLFNDMVGFIKGEVAKFLFRLKVEAEPVRPVREAPYVPVPEAPKTPEAFGVERKRPATPPPQPGLSRAERRRLMREEKKRKKEE is encoded by the coding sequence ATGCTGGGCCTCTTACGGAAGCTTTTTGACAACAACGAGCGGGAGATCGCCCGCTACTACAAGCAAGTGGTGGAGCCCACCAACCGGCTGGAGCCGGAGGTGGAGAAGATTCAGGACCTGGCCGCCGCCTACCGGGAACTGAAGGAGAAGCACCAGAAGGGGGCTTCCCTGGACGAGCTCCTCCCCATGGCCTTCGCCCTCACCCGGGAGTCCGCCAAGCGGTATCTCGGCATGCGGCACTTTGACGTGCAGCTCATCGGGGGGGCGGTGCTCCACGAGGGCAAGATCGCCGAGATGAAGACCGGGGAGGGGAAGACCCTGGTGGCCACCTTGGCCGTGGCCCTGAACGCCCTCACGGGCAAGGGCGTCCACGTGGTCACGGTGAACGACTACCTGGCCAAGCGGGACGCGGAGTGGATGGGGCCCGTTTACCGGGGCTTGGGCCTGAGCGTGGGGGTGATCCAGCACGCCTCCACCCCGGAGGAACGGCGCAAGGCCTACCTGGCGGACGTCACCTACGTGACCAACGCCGAGCTCGGCTTTGACTACCTCCGAGACAACATGGCCATCAGCCCGGACCAGCTGGTCCTGCGCCACGACACCCCCCTCCACTACGCCATCATTGACGAGGTGGACTCCATCCTCATTGACGAGGCCCGCACCCCCCTCATCATCAGCGGCCCGGCGGAGAAGGCCACCGACCTCTACTACAAGATGGCGGAGATCGCCAAGAAGCTGGAAAGGGGCCTGCCCGCGGAGCCTGGGGTGCGCAAGGAGCCCACGGGGGACTACACCATTGAGGAGAAGAACCGGTCCGTCCACCTCACCCTCCAGGGCATCGCCAAGGCGGAAAAGCTCCTGGGGGTGGAGGGGCTTTTCAGCCCCGAGAACATGGAGCTCGCCCACATGCTCATCCAGGCCATCCGGGCCAAGGAGCTCTACCACCGGGACCGGGACTACATCGTCCAGGATGGCCAGGTCATCATCGTGGACGAGTTCACGGGCCGCCTCATGCCGGGGCGCCGCTACGGCGAGGGCCTCCACCAGGCCATAGAGGCCAAGGAGGGGGTCAGGATTGAGCGGGAGAACCAGACCCTGGCCACCATCACCTACCAGAACTTCTTCCGCCTCTACGAGAAGCGCGCCGGCATGACGGGCACCGCCAAGACGGAGGAGAAGGAGTTCCAGGAGATCTACGGCATGGACGTGGTGGTGGTGCCCACCAACCGCCCCATGATCCGCAAGGACTACCCCGACGTGGTCTACCGCACGGAAAAGGGGAAGTTCTACGCCGTGGTGGAGGAGATTGCCGAGAAGTACGAGCGGGGCCAGCCCGTCTTGGTGGGCACCATCAGCATTGAGAAGTCCGAAAGGCTTTCCCAGATGCTCAAGGAGCCCAGGCTCTACCTGCCCCGCCTGGAGATGCGCCTGGAACTCTTCAAAAAGGCCAGCGCCAAGCAGCAGGGGGAGGCCTGGGACCGCCTGAGGAAGCTTCTGGAAAAGCCCGGCCAGCTCAAAGACGAGGACCTGGCCTCCTTTGAGGAGCTCATCCCGCAAAAGGGCAACCTGCGCGCCGCCTGGGAGGGCCTGAAGCGGGCGGTGCACACCTTAAACGTCCTTCGCCGGGGCATCCCCCACCAGGTGCTAAACGCCAAGCACCACGCCAAGGAGGCGGAGATCGTGGCCCAGGCGGGCCGGAGCAAGACCGTCACCATCGCCACCAACATGGCGGGCCGGGGCACGGACATCAAGCTGGGGGGGAACCCCGAGTACCTGGCCGCCGCCCTTTTGGAGAAGGAGGGCTTTGACCGCTACGAGTGGAAGGTGGAGCTCTTCATCAAGAAGATGGTGGCGGGCCAGGAGGAGGAAGCGAAGGTCCTGGCGGCGGAGCTTGGGGTGAAGGACGAGCTTTTGGAGAGGATCCGCCAGATCCGGGAGGAGTGCAAACAGGACGAGGAGCGGGTGCGGGCCTTGGGGGGGCTTTTCATCCTGGGCACGGAGCGGCACGAGTCCCGGCGGATAGACAACCAGCTCCGGGGCCGCGCCGGCCGCCAGGGGGACCCTGGGGGGAGCCGCTTTTACGTGAGCTTTGACGATGACCTCATGCGCCTCTTCGCCTCTGACCGGGTCATCGCCATGCTGGACCGCATGGGCTTTGACGACTCCGAGCCCATTGAGCATCCCATGGTCACCCGATCCATTGAGCGGGCGCAAAAGCGGGTGGAGGACCGCAACTTCGCCATCCGCAAGCAGCTTTTGCAGTTTGACGACGTGCTAAGCCGCCAGCGGGAGGTGATTTACGCCCAGCGCCGCCTCATCCTTCTGGGCGAGGACGAGGCGGTGCGGGAGGCCGCCATGGGCATGGTGGAGGAGACGGTGGCCGCTTTGGCGGAGAACTTCCTCAACCCCCAGGTCCACCCCGAGGACTGGGACCTCGAGGGCCTCAAGGCCGCCCTCCTGGACACCGTGCCCCAGCTGGCGGACTTCCCCTTTGAGGAACTGAGGAAGCTCAAGCCGGAAGAGGGCGTGGAGCGCCTGGTGGAGGGGGCCCTTAAGGCCTACGAGACCCGGGAGGCGGAGCTTTCCCCACCCCTGATGCGGGCCGTGGAGCGCTTCGTCATCCTCAACGTGGTGGACTCCGCCTGGAAGGAGCACCTGCACAACCTGGACGTGCTGCGGCAGGGCATCTTCCTCCGGGGCTATGGGCAGAAGGACCCCTTCCAGGAGTACAAGATTGAGGCCACCCGCCTCTTCAACGATATGGTGGGCTTCATCAAGGGCGAGGTGGCCAAGTTCCTCTTCCGCCTCAAGGTGGAGGCTGAGCCCGTGCGCCCGGTGCGGGAGGCCCCCTACGTGCCCGTGCCCGAGGCCCCCAAGACGCCCGAGGCCTTTGGGGTGGAGAGGAAGCGCCCCGCAACCCCCCCGCCCCAGCCGGGCCTCTCCCGGGCGGAGCGGAGACGGCTCATGCGGGAGGAGAAAAAGCGCAAGAAGGAGGAATAG
- a CDS encoding YebC/PmpR family DNA-binding transcriptional regulator translates to MAGHSKWAQIKRKKAANDLKRGKIISKHLRAIQAAARAGGSPYPEANVQLRNAIEAARADDVPMENIERLLQKLQGGGEGAEQYEEIVYEGYAPGGVALLVYALTDNRNRTAGEVRHVFSKYGGSLGTSGSVAWQFERKGVIVCQNSEAAQEAAIELGALDLEEEGDSLTLYTDPAEAYRIAEELKKRGIPVEAVEVVQHPQNTVSLPPEEAAKVMRLVEALEDLDDVQNVYTNLDPASLQVEA, encoded by the coding sequence ATGGCCGGTCATAGCAAGTGGGCACAAATCAAGCGCAAGAAGGCCGCCAACGACCTCAAGCGCGGCAAGATCATCTCCAAGCACCTTAGGGCCATCCAGGCGGCGGCCCGGGCCGGGGGAAGCCCCTACCCCGAGGCCAACGTCCAACTGCGGAACGCCATTGAGGCCGCCCGCGCCGACGATGTGCCCATGGAGAACATTGAGCGCCTCCTGCAGAAGCTCCAGGGGGGCGGGGAAGGCGCCGAGCAGTACGAGGAAATCGTCTACGAGGGCTACGCCCCGGGTGGGGTGGCCCTTCTGGTCTACGCCCTCACGGACAACCGGAACCGCACCGCCGGCGAGGTGCGCCACGTCTTCTCCAAGTACGGGGGTTCTTTGGGCACCTCGGGGAGCGTGGCCTGGCAGTTTGAGCGGAAAGGCGTCATCGTCTGCCAAAACTCCGAAGCCGCCCAGGAGGCGGCCATAGAGCTCGGGGCCTTGGACCTCGAGGAGGAAGGGGATAGCCTCACCCTCTACACCGACCCCGCCGAGGCCTACCGCATCGCCGAGGAGCTCAAGAAGCGGGGCATCCCCGTGGAGGCGGTGGAGGTGGTGCAACACCCCCAGAACACCGTGAGCCTCCCCCCCGAGGAGGCCGCCAAGGTCATGCGCCTGGTGGAGGCCCTGGAGGACCTGGACGACGTGCAAAACGTCTACACCAACCTAGACCCCGCAAGCCTCCAGGTGGAGGCGTAA